A genomic stretch from Pseudomonas sp. MUP55 includes:
- a CDS encoding class I SAM-dependent DNA methyltransferase — MNHAVHNKLVSFIWSIADDCLRDVYVRGKYRDVILPMVVLRRLDALLEASKVKVMEELAFQQYEMSQTELDDSALRAASGYVFYNTSKWTLSQLQKTATNNQQILLSNVEEYLDGFSDNVKDIIRRFNLKSQMRHMASKDVLLDVLEKFTSPTINLTPHDSEDPQGNRLPALSNLGMGYVFEELIRKFNEENNEEAGEHFTPREVIELMTHLVFDPIKNRLPSVMTIYDPACGSGGMLTESQNFIEEKYPDSTIQRDIHLYGKEINDETYAICKSDMMIKGNNPAHIRPGSTLSVDEFAGSRFDFMLSNPPYGKSWASEQKFIKDGGDVIDPRFKVSLADYWGNAEMQDATPRSSDGQLLFLMEMVNKMKTPGESSLGSRIASVHNGSSLFTGDAGGGESNIRRHLIENDLLDAIIQLPNNLFYNTGITTYIWLLSSNKPAQRRGKVQLIDASLLYRKLRKNLGNKNCEFASEHIERITQTYLDLASLDRPAGGDGIAAQVFDNRDFGYHKVSIERPDRRKAQFSAERIETLRFDKALREPMQWIYQEWGEAVYQDATLATHEKAILAWCEDQGLELNAKQRKKLLSLETWAKQSLLVTVANYLKQAIGSGEYDDFNLFAKLVDKVLKQLGKEAGIKLVASERNQLLNAVSWYDENAAKVIRKVEKFDCAQLVALLDRLGCSELELPDFGYYPNGKAGEFITYESSSDLRDSESIPLEDAIHHFFKAEVQPHVAEAWINLESVKIGYEISFNKYFYKHQTLRSMEEVAREIVSLEQQAEGLITEILGLEVKDVSGVMV; from the coding sequence TTGAACCACGCGGTCCACAACAAACTGGTTTCATTTATCTGGTCGATTGCCGACGACTGCCTGCGCGACGTGTATGTGCGCGGAAAATACCGTGACGTCATCCTGCCCATGGTGGTGCTGCGCCGACTCGATGCCCTGCTGGAGGCGAGCAAGGTCAAGGTAATGGAAGAGCTGGCCTTTCAGCAATATGAAATGAGCCAGACCGAACTGGACGACAGCGCCCTGCGTGCCGCTTCCGGTTATGTGTTCTACAACACCAGCAAATGGACGCTAAGCCAACTGCAGAAGACTGCCACCAACAACCAGCAGATCCTCCTGAGCAACGTTGAGGAATACCTCGACGGCTTTAGCGACAACGTCAAAGACATCATCCGGCGCTTCAATCTCAAGTCGCAGATGCGCCACATGGCCAGCAAAGACGTGCTGCTTGACGTACTGGAAAAATTCACCTCGCCCACCATCAACCTCACCCCTCACGACAGCGAAGACCCACAAGGCAACCGCCTGCCAGCCCTGAGCAACCTGGGCATGGGCTATGTGTTCGAAGAGCTTATCCGCAAGTTCAACGAAGAGAACAACGAGGAAGCCGGTGAGCACTTCACCCCGCGCGAAGTGATCGAGCTGATGACCCACCTGGTCTTCGACCCGATCAAAAATCGCCTGCCCTCTGTGATGACCATCTACGACCCGGCCTGCGGCAGTGGCGGCATGCTCACCGAGTCGCAGAATTTTATCGAAGAAAAATACCCGGACTCGACCATTCAGCGCGACATCCACCTCTACGGCAAGGAGATCAACGACGAGACCTATGCCATCTGCAAGTCGGACATGATGATCAAAGGTAACAACCCTGCCCACATCCGCCCCGGCTCCACCCTCTCGGTGGACGAATTCGCCGGCAGCCGCTTCGACTTTATGCTGTCCAACCCGCCCTACGGTAAAAGCTGGGCGAGTGAGCAGAAGTTCATCAAAGACGGCGGCGATGTCATCGACCCGCGCTTCAAGGTCAGCCTCGCGGACTATTGGGGCAACGCCGAAATGCAGGACGCCACCCCGCGCTCAAGCGACGGCCAACTGCTGTTTCTGATGGAAATGGTCAACAAGATGAAGACGCCGGGCGAAAGCAGTCTCGGTTCGCGCATCGCCTCAGTGCACAATGGCTCCAGCCTATTCACCGGCGACGCAGGCGGCGGCGAGAGCAATATCCGCCGCCACCTGATCGAAAACGACCTGCTCGATGCCATCATCCAGTTGCCCAACAACCTGTTCTACAACACCGGCATCACTACCTATATCTGGCTGCTCTCCAGCAACAAGCCGGCGCAGCGCCGAGGCAAGGTGCAACTGATCGACGCCAGTCTGCTGTATCGCAAACTGCGTAAAAACCTCGGCAACAAAAACTGTGAATTTGCTTCCGAGCATATCGAGCGGATCACCCAAACCTACCTCGACCTGGCCAGCCTCGACCGCCCGGCCGGTGGCGACGGCATTGCCGCGCAGGTGTTTGATAACCGCGACTTCGGGTACCACAAGGTCAGCATCGAACGGCCAGACCGGCGCAAGGCGCAGTTCAGCGCCGAGCGCATCGAAACCCTGCGTTTCGACAAGGCCCTGCGCGAACCGATGCAGTGGATTTACCAAGAGTGGGGCGAGGCGGTGTACCAGGACGCCACCTTGGCCACCCATGAAAAAGCCATCCTCGCCTGGTGTGAAGACCAAGGTCTGGAGCTCAACGCCAAGCAGCGTAAAAAACTGCTGAGTCTGGAAACCTGGGCTAAGCAGTCGCTGCTGGTCACCGTGGCTAATTACCTGAAGCAGGCTATCGGCAGCGGCGAATACGACGACTTTAACCTGTTTGCCAAGCTGGTGGACAAAGTGCTCAAACAACTGGGCAAGGAGGCCGGCATCAAGCTCGTCGCCAGCGAGCGCAACCAGTTGCTCAATGCAGTGAGCTGGTACGACGAAAACGCCGCCAAGGTCATCCGCAAGGTAGAGAAGTTCGACTGTGCCCAGTTGGTTGCGCTGCTTGATCGCCTGGGTTGTAGCGAGCTCGAGCTGCCCGACTTCGGTTATTACCCCAACGGGAAGGCCGGCGAGTTCATCACCTACGAGTCCAGCAGCGATCTGCGCGACAGCGAAAGCATCCCGCTGGAGGATGCTATCCACCACTTCTTCAAGGCCGAAGTGCAGCCCCATGTAGCGGAGGCCTGGATCAATCTGGAGTCGGTGAAGATCGGCTACGAGATCAGCTTCAATAAATACTTCTACAAGCATCAAACGCTACGCAGCATGGAAGAGGTGGCGCGGGAAATCGTGTCGCTGGAGCAGCAGGCAGAGGGGCTGATTACAGAAATTTTGGGGTTGGAAGTGAAGGATGTCTCGGGGGTTATGGTGTGA
- a CDS encoding restriction endonuclease subunit S — translation MEINLPPYKRYKNSKVDWANQIPFHWETKALKYIAKLQSGDTIRPEQFTEDGYPVFGGNGFRGYTRSFNNIGKFPLIGRQGALCGNVNYSSGYFFASEHAVVVYPRSECSVTWLGETIRAANFNRLSQSTAQPGISVAVVENQQFPHPPAAEKKAIAEFIDQKSTQIEQAIHIKERQIERLKERKQILIQQAVTRGLDSHVPMRDTGLEWIGEIPAHWRMMANRALFRERVEPGREDLPLLSVSIHSGVSEEEISEEENIRGRVKIEDKSKYICVRPGDIAFNMMRAWQGAIGAVRVNGMVSPAYTIAVPRPSLDARYFEYQYRTPGFIQQMDRYSKGITDFRKRLYWDGFKQLITLVPPIEEQRAIVEFIEQAMLKQNATVTLLEQQITKLIEYKATLIYSAVTGKIKVPGVVEPDTQDRELA, via the coding sequence ATGGAGATCAATTTGCCGCCATATAAGCGCTATAAAAACTCCAAAGTCGATTGGGCAAATCAAATCCCATTTCACTGGGAAACGAAAGCGCTCAAGTATATTGCCAAACTACAGAGTGGCGACACTATTCGGCCAGAGCAGTTCACTGAGGATGGATACCCTGTTTTTGGAGGGAACGGTTTTCGGGGGTACACGAGGTCGTTTAATAATATCGGCAAATTCCCGCTGATAGGAAGACAGGGCGCTTTGTGCGGTAACGTCAACTATTCGTCAGGATACTTCTTTGCCTCTGAGCACGCTGTGGTGGTGTATCCAAGGTCAGAGTGCAGCGTTACATGGCTCGGCGAAACAATTCGAGCCGCCAACTTCAATAGGCTATCCCAATCTACTGCACAGCCTGGTATCTCTGTAGCAGTGGTAGAAAACCAACAATTCCCGCACCCACCAGCGGCAGAAAAAAAGGCGATTGCAGAGTTTATCGATCAAAAATCTACCCAGATTGAGCAGGCAATCCATATCAAGGAGCGTCAGATCGAGCGACTTAAAGAGCGCAAGCAGATACTGATCCAGCAGGCCGTAACCCGTGGTCTTGATTCGCATGTCCCCATGCGGGATACCGGCCTCGAATGGATTGGCGAAATTCCGGCGCATTGGAGAATGATGGCTAACCGTGCATTGTTCCGCGAGCGGGTGGAGCCCGGGCGAGAGGATTTGCCTTTGTTGTCGGTTTCCATCCATTCCGGTGTATCCGAAGAAGAAATCTCCGAAGAAGAGAACATTCGTGGTCGTGTAAAGATTGAAGATAAATCCAAGTACATCTGTGTGCGCCCAGGCGATATTGCCTTCAATATGATGCGCGCCTGGCAAGGAGCGATTGGTGCGGTACGTGTGAATGGAATGGTCAGCCCCGCGTATACCATTGCAGTGCCCCGTCCTAGCCTTGATGCCCGGTACTTCGAGTACCAGTACCGCACTCCCGGTTTTATCCAGCAGATGGACCGTTACTCCAAGGGCATTACAGATTTTCGCAAACGGCTCTACTGGGACGGTTTCAAGCAACTGATAACCCTTGTTCCTCCGATTGAGGAACAGCGTGCCATCGTCGAGTTTATCGAGCAGGCCATGCTCAAGCAAAACGCTACCGTCACGCTGCTGGAACAACAAATCACCAAACTCATAGAATACAAAGCCACTTTGATCTATAGCGCCGTCACCGGCAAGATCAAGGTGCCGGGCGTGGTGGAGCCGGATACTCAAGATAGGGAGTTGGCTTGA
- a CDS encoding type I restriction endonuclease, with product MVSKTNEQALEASIEKYLTGTCLEEQTVVRDSAVTVPAGLNHGYQLGRSQDFNARYAVDSRCLWQFLEASQGDDLERLKQRYDDWDLRIFERFDRLAKKYGALHLLKRGLAIDDMHFNLMYPAPLASSSERVKQQFAANIFSSTRQVRYSLSNQLEEIDLVLFINGLPFATLELKNPWTGQNARYHGQKQYKQDRDTGQPLLQFGRCLVHMTVDTDEVYMTTKLAGVATFFLPFNKGHNHGAGNPPNPAGHKSSYLWQEVFSRESVANIIQHFVRLDGSSKMPLAKRTLFFPRYHQLDVVRRLVTHASQHGVGQRYLVQHSAGSGKSNSITWAAYQLIETYPASLEVVGARALDVPLFDSVDCGD from the coding sequence ATGGTAAGCAAGACCAACGAACAGGCGCTGGAAGCTAGCATCGAGAAATACCTGACCGGCACTTGCCTAGAAGAGCAGACGGTGGTCCGGGACAGCGCGGTGACCGTGCCGGCGGGCCTCAACCACGGGTATCAACTGGGCCGCTCTCAGGATTTCAATGCCCGCTATGCCGTGGATAGCCGCTGCTTGTGGCAATTTCTTGAGGCCAGCCAGGGCGATGATTTGGAACGCCTCAAGCAGCGCTACGATGATTGGGATTTGCGCATCTTCGAACGCTTCGACCGGCTGGCGAAGAAGTACGGTGCGCTGCACCTGCTCAAGCGCGGCCTGGCCATCGACGATATGCACTTCAACCTGATGTACCCCGCGCCGCTTGCCAGCAGTTCGGAGCGGGTCAAACAGCAGTTTGCGGCGAATATCTTTAGCAGCACCCGCCAGGTGCGTTACTCCCTGAGTAATCAGCTGGAAGAGATCGACCTGGTACTGTTCATCAATGGCTTGCCCTTCGCCACGCTGGAGCTGAAGAACCCCTGGACGGGCCAGAACGCCCGTTATCACGGGCAAAAGCAGTACAAGCAGGACCGCGACACGGGCCAGCCGCTGCTGCAATTCGGCCGCTGCCTAGTGCACATGACGGTAGACACCGACGAGGTCTACATGACCACCAAGTTGGCCGGTGTCGCGACCTTCTTCCTGCCATTCAACAAGGGCCATAACCACGGGGCTGGCAACCCGCCCAACCCCGCCGGGCACAAGAGCTCCTACCTGTGGCAGGAGGTTTTCAGCCGCGAAAGTGTGGCCAACATTATCCAGCACTTTGTGCGCCTGGACGGCAGCAGCAAGATGCCACTGGCCAAGCGTACGCTGTTCTTCCCGCGCTACCACCAACTGGATGTGGTGCGCCGCCTAGTGACGCATGCCAGCCAGCATGGTGTGGGTCAGCGCTACCTGGTCCAGCACTCGGCCGGCTCGGGCAAATCGAACTCCATCACCTGGGCGGCCTATCAGTTGATAGAAACCTATCCGGCTTCGCTGGAGGTTGTCGGCGCGCGCGCTCTAGATGTGCCGCTGTTCGACTCGGTCGATTGTGGTGACTGA
- a CDS encoding UvrB domain 3-containing protein, giving the protein MTDRRLLDKQLRENLREFSEVKNIIAPALKSSDLQRALEQGKKIIITTIQKFPVIVDGIDDMAGKRFAVIIDEAHSSQDGSSHGTMNKVMGGDEQDDTQEKILSAIKNSKMRGNASYFAFTATPKNSTLEKFGEQQADGRFAPFHLYSMKQAIEEGFILDVLANYTTYRSYYEIQKSIEDNPLFDTLKAQKKLRAYVERDQQTIDVKAEVMLEHFIEQVVTPKKLKGQAKGMVITQNIEAAIRYHKAISRLLAARGNPFKALIAFSGEKLVDGIEYTEAGINGFAEADTRDKFDTDEYRLLVVANKYLTGFDQPKLCAMYVDKKLQYVLAVQALSRLNRAAPKWAKKTEDLFVLDFFNQVEDIKASFDPFYTATSLSGATDINVLHELKDQLDEVGVYEWPEVEAFATQYFDNVDAEKLAVLIDIAAERFDVELELEDEAKVDFKIKAKQFVKIYGQMASIMPYEIVAWEKLFWFLKFLIPKLKVQDKDADEIDALLNSVDLASYGLERVKLNHSIALDDAETELDPANPNPRGVHTGEQEKDLLDQIIQSFNERWFQGWGVTTEEKRVKFLSILKGIQEHPDFEPKYQKSQDEDHRALAFEKIFEEVMLIRRRQDLELYRLVASDEALKSSLQQSMRGMLG; this is encoded by the coding sequence GTGACTGACCGCCGCCTGCTGGACAAGCAATTGCGCGAGAACCTACGCGAGTTCTCCGAGGTGAAAAACATCATCGCTCCGGCGCTGAAGTCCTCTGACCTCCAGCGGGCGCTGGAGCAGGGAAAAAAAATCATCATTACCACCATCCAGAAATTCCCGGTGATCGTGGATGGCATCGACGACATGGCCGGCAAACGCTTTGCCGTGATCATCGACGAGGCGCACAGCTCGCAGGACGGTAGCAGCCACGGCACGATGAACAAGGTGATGGGCGGCGACGAGCAAGACGACACTCAGGAGAAGATCCTCAGCGCCATCAAGAACAGCAAGATGCGCGGAAATGCCTCGTACTTTGCCTTCACCGCCACGCCGAAGAACAGCACGCTGGAGAAGTTCGGCGAGCAGCAGGCCGATGGCCGCTTCGCGCCCTTCCACCTGTACTCGATGAAGCAGGCCATTGAAGAGGGCTTTATCCTCGATGTGCTGGCCAACTACACCACGTACCGCAGCTACTACGAAATTCAGAAGTCCATCGAGGACAATCCGCTGTTTGACACGCTGAAAGCACAGAAGAAGCTACGCGCCTATGTCGAACGCGACCAGCAGACCATCGACGTTAAGGCTGAGGTGATGCTGGAGCATTTTATTGAGCAGGTGGTCACGCCGAAAAAGCTTAAGGGCCAGGCCAAGGGCATGGTCATAACCCAAAACATCGAAGCCGCCATCCGTTATCACAAGGCCATCAGCCGCTTGCTGGCAGCGCGCGGCAACCCGTTCAAGGCGCTAATTGCCTTCTCCGGCGAAAAATTGGTTGATGGTATCGAGTACACCGAAGCCGGCATCAACGGCTTCGCCGAAGCGGATACGCGAGACAAGTTCGACACCGACGAATACCGATTGCTGGTAGTGGCCAACAAGTACCTGACAGGCTTCGATCAGCCTAAGCTGTGTGCCATGTACGTGGACAAGAAGCTGCAGTACGTACTCGCTGTGCAAGCGCTGTCGCGCCTTAATCGTGCCGCGCCGAAGTGGGCCAAGAAGACCGAAGACCTGTTCGTTCTGGATTTCTTCAACCAGGTGGAGGACATAAAAGCCTCCTTCGACCCGTTTTACACGGCCACCAGCCTGTCCGGAGCAACGGATATCAATGTGCTGCACGAACTCAAGGACCAGTTGGACGAGGTCGGTGTCTACGAGTGGCCGGAAGTAGAGGCATTCGCCACGCAGTATTTCGACAACGTCGATGCCGAAAAGCTCGCTGTGCTTATCGATATCGCCGCCGAGCGTTTCGACGTGGAACTAGAGTTGGAGGATGAGGCAAAGGTCGATTTCAAAATCAAGGCCAAGCAGTTTGTGAAGATCTACGGCCAGATGGCCTCGATCATGCCGTATGAGATTGTGGCCTGGGAAAAGCTTTTCTGGTTCCTCAAGTTCCTGATCCCGAAACTCAAAGTGCAGGACAAAGACGCCGACGAAATCGACGCTCTGCTCAACTCGGTCGACCTCGCGTCCTATGGGCTGGAACGCGTCAAGTTGAACCACAGCATTGCGTTGGATGACGCGGAAACCGAGCTGGACCCAGCCAACCCAAATCCGCGCGGGGTACATACTGGTGAGCAGGAAAAAGACCTGCTGGACCAAATCATCCAGAGCTTCAACGAGCGTTGGTTCCAGGGCTGGGGGGTGACCACGGAAGAAAAGCGCGTGAAGTTCCTGAGCATTCTAAAGGGCATTCAGGAGCATCCGGACTTTGAGCCAAAGTACCAAAAGAGCCAGGACGAAGACCACCGTGCACTGGCGTTCGAGAAGATTTTCGAGGAAGTCATGCTGATACGCCGCCGCCAGGACCTAGAGCTTTACCGGCTGGTAGCCAGTGATGAAGCGCTCAAGTCTTCGTTGCAGCAGAGCATGAGGGGCATGCTGGGCTGA
- a CDS encoding DUF6124 family protein, with product MTPNPPTTLFTLAPGIPAETLLVQASETLASLNAMTTDLAFELEGSHRHKLLAAQQLIVLGELLLERMLDTQVATMQPPVAT from the coding sequence ATCACCCCCAATCCCCCAACCACCCTCTTCACCCTAGCCCCAGGCATCCCCGCCGAAACCCTGCTGGTCCAAGCCAGTGAAACCCTCGCCTCGCTGAACGCCATGACTACCGATCTGGCCTTTGAACTGGAAGGCTCGCACCGCCACAAGTTGCTGGCTGCTCAACAGCTGATTGTGCTGGGTGAGTTGCTGCTGGAGCGGATGCTGGATACTCAGGTAGCCACTATGCAGCCACCTGTCGCAACCTGA
- a CDS encoding LysR family transcriptional regulator has translation MDIKQLKFLIALEQTRHFGQAAARCHITQPTLSMRLRKLEDELGLELVTRGQRFEGFTEAGERVLAWARTLLAAHDGLFAEAAACRGQLVGNLRLGLVPLSGFNPISYIQGLSQTFPELKFSLTSMSSDKIIEALGTNQLDLGVCYLDHVNASYLDFFELGETRVGLLYDTRHFHFEGSEMSWEDAAALPLGMISTGMHYRKSIDLSFRSRGLDPQPILESDSTYQLFQAIHEGFCCAIMPLDSALESPIENLAFIQLPDASVLAPLGMVMRKTEPRSAIAEKCFAHARELFAAKGQG, from the coding sequence ATGGACATCAAACAACTCAAATTCCTGATCGCGCTGGAGCAAACCCGCCACTTCGGCCAGGCCGCCGCGCGCTGTCATATCACTCAGCCGACGTTGTCGATGCGCCTGCGCAAGCTGGAGGATGAGTTGGGTCTGGAGTTGGTGACCCGTGGTCAGCGGTTCGAAGGCTTTACCGAGGCCGGTGAGCGGGTGCTGGCCTGGGCCAGGACGTTGCTCGCGGCCCATGACGGGTTGTTCGCTGAAGCGGCGGCGTGTCGGGGGCAGTTGGTGGGTAACTTGCGTCTGGGGCTGGTGCCGCTCAGTGGTTTTAACCCGATCAGCTACATTCAGGGGCTGTCCCAGACGTTTCCCGAGCTGAAGTTCAGCCTGACGTCCATGAGTTCGGACAAGATCATCGAGGCGTTGGGCACCAATCAGTTGGACTTGGGGGTGTGTTACCTGGACCACGTGAACGCCAGTTACCTGGATTTTTTCGAACTGGGCGAAACCCGTGTCGGCCTGTTGTACGACACGCGCCACTTTCACTTTGAAGGCAGCGAAATGAGCTGGGAAGACGCTGCCGCATTGCCCCTGGGGATGATCAGCACGGGCATGCACTATCGAAAATCCATCGACTTGAGCTTTCGCAGTCGTGGCCTCGACCCCCAGCCTATTCTTGAAAGCGATTCAACGTATCAATTGTTCCAGGCGATCCATGAAGGCTTTTGCTGCGCAATCATGCCGTTGGACAGTGCCCTGGAGAGCCCAATTGAAAACCTGGCGTTTATCCAACTGCCGGACGCCAGCGTGCTCGCGCCGCTGGGCATGGTGATGCGCAAGACCGAACCGCGTTCGGCCATCGCCGAGAAGTGTTTTGCGCACGCAAGAGAGCTGTTTGCCGCCAAGGGGCAAGGTTAA
- a CDS encoding ArnT family glycosyltransferase produces MTRPVPLLLLLAGLLFFFALGNHELQGSTEARVSGIAMAMHLDNDWVVPRLFREPFLEKPPLSLWLDAGAIRVFGASTGAVRLASAFAGLFSVMLLYGMLRRFGRPSTLAFSAALILATMASYWGNVRGVGEDSLLSLGVTAALLGFYQAMRPESERQGSTVWAWALFTAGMVIATLSKGVLGLAMPGIVIFVYLACTSLMDKRLRLGDWLKPALFTLLALVPLLIWLGFLFQRGGMQAVGEVLWTNSVGRFSGSFVEAGHYEPFYYYLAKLPEAFLPWNILVYLGLWHFRKSLASNRYRLFFSVWLVAQFTLLTLASSKRTVYLMALTPAAAVLAAEYARVLLEWVSTHKPALYRYHRRIIGAVFSLAIACYLSAAFWFAPKADARHSFVPVISQVQLLQDEGKQVALYQPNERIAGASVFYLQAYLPILQTEPQLRAFLSARPGNVALLDHTDRLDQNVTVIKKMSVNRQPYYFVEQ; encoded by the coding sequence ATGACGCGTCCCGTTCCCCTGCTGCTCCTGCTCGCTGGTCTGCTGTTTTTCTTCGCCCTGGGCAACCATGAACTGCAAGGCTCCACCGAGGCCCGGGTGTCCGGGATCGCCATGGCCATGCACCTGGACAATGACTGGGTGGTGCCGCGCCTGTTTCGCGAGCCGTTTCTGGAAAAGCCGCCGCTGAGCCTTTGGCTGGATGCCGGGGCGATTCGTGTGTTTGGCGCGAGCACCGGCGCCGTGCGCTTGGCGTCTGCCTTTGCCGGGTTGTTCAGCGTGATGCTGCTTTACGGCATGCTGCGCCGGTTCGGGCGGCCCAGCACACTGGCGTTCAGCGCGGCGTTGATCCTGGCAACCATGGCCAGCTATTGGGGCAATGTGCGCGGGGTGGGTGAGGATTCATTGCTCAGCCTGGGGGTGACCGCGGCGTTGCTGGGGTTCTATCAGGCGATGCGCCCCGAGTCGGAGCGCCAGGGCTCCACGGTGTGGGCCTGGGCGTTATTTACGGCGGGGATGGTCATCGCCACGTTGAGCAAGGGCGTGCTGGGCTTGGCGATGCCGGGGATTGTGATTTTCGTCTACCTGGCCTGCACCAGCCTGATGGACAAGCGTCTGCGTCTTGGCGACTGGCTCAAGCCAGCGCTGTTCACGCTGCTGGCCTTGGTGCCGCTGCTGATCTGGCTGGGGTTTCTGTTTCAACGCGGCGGCATGCAGGCCGTTGGCGAGGTGCTGTGGACCAACAGTGTCGGACGCTTCAGCGGTTCGTTTGTCGAAGCCGGGCACTACGAGCCGTTCTACTACTACCTGGCCAAACTGCCGGAAGCCTTCCTGCCATGGAACATCCTGGTGTACCTGGGCCTCTGGCACTTTCGCAAAAGCCTGGCGAGCAACCGCTACCGCCTGTTTTTCAGCGTATGGCTGGTGGCGCAGTTCACCCTGCTGACCTTGGCCTCCAGCAAACGCACGGTCTATTTGATGGCACTGACCCCGGCCGCCGCCGTACTGGCTGCCGAATATGCGCGGGTGCTGCTGGAGTGGGTGAGCACACATAAGCCGGCGCTCTACCGCTACCACCGGCGCATCATCGGCGCCGTGTTCAGCCTGGCCATCGCCTGCTACCTGAGCGCAGCGTTCTGGTTTGCGCCGAAAGCCGATGCGCGTCACTCATTCGTGCCCGTCATCAGCCAGGTGCAGCTATTGCAGGATGAGGGCAAACAAGTGGCGCTGTACCAGCCCAATGAACGGATCGCCGGCGCCAGTGTGTTTTATCTGCAAGCCTATTTGCCGATTCTGCAGACCGAGCCCCAATTGCGCGCATTTCTAAGCGCCAGGCCCGGCAACGTCGCGCTGCTGGACCATACCGATCGCCTGGATCAGAACGTGACCGTGATCAAGAAAATGTCGGTCAACCGCCAGCCTTACTACTTCGTCGAGCAGTAA
- a CDS encoding TIGR00645 family protein, translating to MERFIENTMYASRWLLAPIYLGLSLGLLILALKFFQEIIHVIPNIFTMLEAEVILLLLSLIDMALVGGLLVMVMISGYENFVSQLDIDENKEKLNWLGTMDSSSLKMKVAASIVAISSIHLLRIFMDAKNVDPQHLMWYVIIHMTFVVSAFAMGYLDKLTKH from the coding sequence ATGGAACGTTTTATCGAAAATACGATGTATGCCTCGCGTTGGCTGCTGGCTCCGATCTATCTGGGGCTTTCCCTGGGCCTGCTGATCCTGGCGCTGAAGTTCTTCCAGGAAATCATTCATGTGATTCCCAATATCTTCACCATGCTGGAAGCGGAAGTCATCCTGCTGCTGTTGTCGCTGATCGACATGGCCCTGGTCGGTGGTCTGCTGGTGATGGTGATGATTTCCGGCTACGAGAACTTCGTCTCGCAACTCGATATCGACGAAAACAAGGAAAAGCTCAACTGGCTGGGCACCATGGACTCTTCGTCGCTGAAGATGAAAGTAGCGGCCTCCATCGTGGCGATTTCCTCCATCCACCTGTTGCGCATCTTCATGGACGCCAAGAACGTCGATCCGCAGCACCTGATGTGGTACGTGATCATCCACATGACCTTCGTGGTCTCGGCGTTTGCCATGGGTTACCTGGACAAGCTCACCAAGCATTGA